Genomic segment of Kibdelosporangium phytohabitans:
ACGGTCACCGTGTACTTCACGACATCACCGGGATTCGCCGAAGACCTGTCCGCCGTCTTGACGATCTCCAAGCCGGACACGGGTGTCGTCGTGCCGCACTTCGGATCCGTCGAACCCGGCGGGCAGTTCCCGCCCGGCGTGTCCGACGTGATCGCGTTGATCAGCTTGTTGTCACCGGTGTTCGGAGACTTCACCTTCACCGAGTACGTCACCGTCGCAGTCCCACCGACAGCGAGATCACCGGTCCACGTCAACTTCGGCGCCGCGTACGACACCGAACCAACCGACGCAGCACCATCGTTCTGATAGACCGCGTCATCCAGAACCTTCGACAGGTCATCGGTGAAAGTCGCACCCGTGTACGGAGTCCGACCCGTGTTACGGACCGTCACCGTGTACTTCACGACATCACCAGGATTCACCGACGCCCTGTCCACGGTCTTGGCGATTTCCAGGCCGGACACAGGGGTCGTGGTGGTGCATTCCGCGTCGGCCGAACCCGGTGGGCAGCTCCCGCCCGGGGTGTCCGAACTGACCACGTTGGTCAGCTTGTTGTCACCGGTGTTCGGAGACTTGACCTTCACCGAATAGGTGACCGTGACGGTCTGACCGACGCCGATGTCACCCAGCCACGTCAGCTTCGGCTCCACGTAGGACACTGTGCCTGCCGTCGCCGCGGCGTCGTTCGAATACACGGCGTCGTCGAGAACCTTGGTCAGGTCGTCGGTGAAGGTCGCCCCGGTGTACGGGGTCTGGCCCGTGTTGCGAACCGTCACCGTGTACTTCACGACATCACCGGGGTTCGCCGACGACTTGTCGACCGTCTTCTTGATCTCCAGGCCGGACACAGGGGTGGTCGTGGTGCAGTTCGGGTCTGTCGACTTCGGCGGGCAGTTCCCGCCTGGGGTGTCGGACGTGACCACGTTGGTCAACCGGTTGTCGCCCGGGTTGGGGCTCTTGATTCTCACCGAGTAGGTGACCGTCGCTGTCCCACCGACCGCCAGATCACCGGTCCACTTCAACCGAGGAGCCGCGTACGACACCGAACCAACTGACGCTGCGCCGTCGTTCTGGTAATCCGCGTCGTCGAGCACCTTGGACAGGTCATCGGTGAAGGTCGCCCCGGTGTACGGGGTCTGGCCGGTGTTCTGAACCGTCACCGTGTACTTCACGACATCACCGGGGTTCGCCGACGACTTGTCGACGGCCTTCTTGATCAACAGCCCGGAAACGGGAGTGGTCGTGCCGCACGCCGGATCCCTCGACCCCGGCGGGCAGTTGCCGCCCGGGGTGTCCGAGGTGACCACGTTGGTCAACCGGTTGTCACCCGGGTTCGGGCTCTTGACCTTCACCGAATACGTGATGTCCGTGCTCTGGCCCGCGGCCAGCGAACCCGTCCACGTCACCTTCGGAGCGGTGTACGACACACTGCCCACGTTGGCGGCGGCGTCGTTCGCGTAGTCCGCGTCGTCCAGCACGCCGGTCAGGTCGTCGACGACCTTGAGGCCGCTGGCGGTCACCTTGCCTGTGTTGGTGACGGTCACCGTGTAGCGGACGACATCGCCGGGGTTCACGGATTGCTTGTCCGCCTTCTTCTTCACCGTGTACGCGGGCGGCGGCACCTTGGTGGTGGCACAGGCCGCGGCGGGGTCGTCGGGGCACCGGTTGTCCGGCGGGACGACAGGCGGCGGACCGACCGGCACGGTGGCACGGTTGATCAGGTCCTTGCCGATCGCGGCTTCCTCGACCCGTACCCGCACGGTCATCGTGGCGGTTTCCCGCAGCGCCAGGCCGTCCACGGCCCAGTCGATCGGTCCCCTACCGGCCGGTGTCCCCTTCGATGTCTCGGCGGACACGTACGTCGTGCCAGGCGGCAGCACGTCCCGCACTGTCAACGCGGGCACCGGGATGACACCCGTGTTGCGCAAAGTCACGGTGTAGGTCAGCACGTCACCCGGGACCGCTTCGGCTTTGTCGACCGTCTTCGTCAGCTGGTATCCGGGCGACGCGACGGTGTTGCGGACCGTGTTCGAGGTCCGTTGCTGTTCGCGTCCGGTGTCCTTGCCGCGGAAGTCGAGCTTGCCGGTGTTGTCCAGTTTCGTGCCGTCCGGCACGGTCGCGCCGACCATGACCTTGAACGAGACCTGTTGCGACTGGCCGGGGTCCAGGTCGCGGAGCCGGCACGTGACCACCTGGCCGGATGCCGAGCAGTTCGGGTTCGAGCCCGCGACGTACGTCACCCCGGTTGGCAGGGTGTCGGTCAGCACCACATTGGTGGCGGTGTCCAGGTCGGTCGTGGATCCGTCGGCGTGCTTGTTGGCGACGTCGAAGGTGTAGGTGACCTCGCTGCCCTTGGTGACGTAACCGGGCGGCTTGTCGGTGGTGTTGCCGACCGGGTTGTTGGCCTTGGTGATCTGCAGGTCGGGCTCGAGCGCGTCGGTGACCAGCCAGACCACCTGCGGGTAGATCGCGTCGCCGATCGTGCCGATCTTGACCTGCATCGTGGAGGCGCCCGCGGGGACCTTGCCGGTGATGTCGATGACGCGCGAGTCGTACCCGACGTTGTTCACCGGATTCGGGTTGCGGGTGGTCACGTTCGAACCGGACCCGTTGGCCGACACCTCGTCGATCCGGCTGCTGAAGGCGTTGTTGGTGACCACTCCGGCGGGCGCGGGCAGTGCGACGTCCCGCAGGCCGGACGCGTTCGGGCCGACCTGGAGGTAGTCACCGGTGATCGGGGCGTCGCCGTCGCCCGCGACGATGCCGAGGGTCACGTTGGGCTGTCGCGAGGTCGGCGCCTTGATGCCGCTCAACGCGATCGTGGCGCTGACCGGGCTCCCGCCGCCCGCCACTCGTTGCAGGCCGTCCCACACCTGGAGGTAGCGCAGCGGTTCGCTGGCCAGTTCGTACGCCACCACCAGCGACCAGCCGCCCCAGCAGCCCAGGTTCGTGCCGCTGACCGACTGGCCCTGGCAGGCCTGGATGTCGGCGACCGTGTAGTCACCGACGCCCGCCTTGGTCACCAGGTTCGTGACGTCCGCCGCCGCGCCGTAGGCGTACAAGGTCGGGAAGCTGCCATTGCCTGTCGCGTCGAACCAGTCGTAGGTGTCCGCCGTGATCCGTTGGTAGCTGCCGGATCCCGGCGCTTTCACCGACACCTGGTTGCCGGCCTGGCCGTTGCCGGAGTTCGACGGTGCCGTGGTGCTGACCGGGTTGAACTGCCAGTAGAGGCGCGCGTTGAGCACTTTGGCGCCAGCCGGGAGGTTCAGCCGCGAGGCGGACGCGGTGTTGCCGGGCGCGGCGGGGTCCACCTTGATCCAGGACACCGGGCTCGCGTTGCTCGCCGACGGGTCGCAGGCCACGCCGGGACCGCACGTCACAACCGAGTTCGCCGCCATGGTGACGCCGCCGTGGGCCAGTCCGGAGTAGACCGGCTGCGGTCCGATCGGCCGCTCAGTCCCCGCACCCCGCGGCTGGGCGGACGCCGTGCCCGGCGCGCCGGCGAGCAGGACCATGGCGATCGCGGTGACCAGCGCGACGAGCCGGTCCCACTGCTGCCGTTCGATCCATCGTGGACAGAACCGTGACCACACCGGCACGCCGCCTCCCGCTGCTCCGCTCGCCGACCACGTGCCCGCCAAGGCAGACGGCGCACAGCGAGTCCCGCTGCAAGGCATCTTGCGGCGCTGTGATCATCCGCGCCAACCGGGACGCGGCGTGTTCCGGGGAAAGGCTCGCAAACGCCGGAAAAACCCCCGAACGGGTGACAAAGTCGAGGTTTGTCCACAGGAGACGCTCCGGGTGGAGTAAGCGGCGTCATTCGATGAGACGCCACGGCGCCTACTCCACGTGAATCAGGCGGCCGTCGGCAACCTGCAAGCGTGGCAACGAGTTTTTTGGAGTTGCCGGGGTTTCGCGCGCCCCGGTGAGGGTCTCTACTTGGTCGCGGGAGCGCACTGTTGCCGAACCGGCGGTTGGTGCACGCCAGGGGCCGCGTCGACCACCCGCTCCACACCAGGGAAGAGGAACCATGAAACATCGCGGGATCTTGACCGTCGCAGCGCTCGCGCTGGTGTCGTTCGCCGGGTTCACCCCGGCCGCGAGCGCCGACGAGACGACCTGGGTGATCGAAAGCGCGAACGGGTCCGAGGACGTGTGGACGCAGGACCCGTCCGACACGACGTCGGTCCTCGGCAGTGAGTACTACGGTTCGAACCTGCAGAGGTGGGTGTACGACTTCGACCACGACACCTTGCGCAACATCGGCACCGGCAGGTGCGCCACCGCGGTCGACCGGGACAAGATCAAAGGGCGTGCCTGTGACAACGACGACCCCGGGCAGAAGTGGACGCGGCGCGGCAGCGGCAACTCGCGTCAGATCGTGAACACGGAGTTCCGCACCTGCGCCGAATACAGGGGCCTGAACGCGCCACTGCGGTTGCGCGACTGCGACGCGGGTGACGCCAAGCAGCAGTGGTACCTCAACGAACCGTGATCCTCTGAGCAGCTGGAGTGCGGCCTGGCCTGTGGCAGGCCAGGCCGCGTCCGCCTCGGTGGCTGGTCAGAAGGCGAAGCAGAGCGGTTCGTTGATGTGCTTGTGGCAGCGGACCTCGTGGCTGGCACTGCCCTTCTGGTTCTTGTTGTCGGCGACCGTGAGGGTCACGGTGTACGTCTTGGCGACGTTCGGGTACGTGTGCGACACGGTCCGTCCTGTGCCGGTGGTGCCGTCACCGAACGCCCAGGCGTAGCCGCTGACCGAGCCTTCCTGGTCGGTGGACGCGCTGCCGTCGAACGAGCAGGTGCCCTTCTGGCAGCGTGAGGTGAACGACGCCGTCGGCGGCAGGTCACCGGCCTTGACCATGCGACGGGTGGTGTTGGTCTTGCCGTCGTTGTCGGTCACGGTCAACCGGACGCTGTAGAAGGCCGCCGTGGTGTAGGTGTGTGACGCGGTCCTGCCTGTGCCGGTGGTACCGTCGCCGAATTCCCACGCGTAGCGCGTGATCGTGCCGTCGGGGTCCTTGGTCGCGCCGGCGTCGAAGGAGCACGTGGTGTTGTCGTTGGAGCAGCTGCCGGTGAACGCGGCTGTGGGACGGCCCGGGTCGGCCGGGCCTGCCGGGTAGTCCTGGGCGGAGCTGACGTCCAGCAGCGGCTCGGTGATGCCGTCGCCGGAGTCGTCACGCCAGTTGGTGTTGCCCGTGTCGACCAGGCGTTGCCGGATGGCCATCACGCCGTCGCGGTTGGTGGGGCGGTTGCCGCTGACGGTGAGCAACGCCGCCGCTCCCGCGACGTGCGGTGACGCCATCGACGTGCCGCTGAAGGTCTGGTAGCCGCCGTTCTTGTACGTGGACAGGATGCAGGTGCCCGGCGCGGCGATCTCCACCGACGGGCCGAAGTTGCTGAAGTCGGCCAGGGTGTCGTCCTGGTCGGCGCGGCACGTCGACGCGGCGCCGCCGCCCGCCGCGCCGTTGAAGTCCGCCAGCGCCGACACGGTGACCACGTCGGGGTGGTTGGCGGGTGAGAACGTCCGGGCGTCCTTGTGGTTGTTGCCCGCCGCGACGACGAACACCACGCCCTTGCCGACCGCGTTGGCGATCGCCTGGTTGAGGGCGTCGGTGGCGCAGTTCTCACAGCCGAGGCTCATGTTCGCGACCTCGATCTCGTCGGCGTGCCGGGCCACCCAGTCGACGCCGGCCACGACACCGGACAGCTGACCGCTGCCGCCCGAGTCGAGCACCTTCGCCGACCAGATCCGTGTGCCCGGCGCGATGCCGACCACGCCGTTGCCGTCGTCGCGGGCTCCGATCGTGCCCGCGACATGACTGCCGTGGCCGTGGTCGTCCGTGCCGGAGTTGTCGGTGCAGGTGCTGGTGTTGACGCAGCTGGTCTGCGCGACCACGGTCAGGTCCGGGTGTTTGGCGTCGACACCCGTGTCGATCACGGCGACGTCGGCGTCGGCGACGAAGTCGTTGGCCCCGTTGATCTTCAGGTTGGGGTTTTCGGGCGCGAACGCCCGGTCGACACCGGTCGGCAGAGTCTGGTCTGCGACACGCATCAGCACGTCCGGCTCGACCGATGCGACACGCGGGTCACGGCGCAGGGCGTCGGCACCGGCGGGCGTCAGGCTCGCGGCGAAGCCGTGCAGCGCGTGCCGGTACACGTGCTTGATCTGGCCGCCGTGGCGCTCGACCGCGCCGGACAGGACTTCGGCGGACTGACTGCGCAGTGCCACGACGTAGTCGGAGCGCCCTGGTTCCGCCTGCGCCGCTGATGGGGCGGCGGCCGTGGCCAGTGCGATCACCCCCAGTCCGGCGAGCACTGTCCTTTGTAGCTGCTTGTACACGGGTTTCCTCCTGATGCAGGGATTTCGTGGAGGGTCCGCAATCGGGTTGCGGTGTCACCATCGTGCAAAGCGGGGCACGCGGGCAACAACGCCGGGAATCGTGGGTAGGGGTACGCGTTCACGGATAGTCGCCGATGTCCTCCCTGCGCGTGACGCCCAGCTTGTGCAGTACGCGCGCGGCATGGCGTTCGACGGTCCGTGGCGAGAGGAACAGCACCTCGGCGATCTGCCGGTTCGTCCGGCCCAGCGCCATCAGCCGCGCGACCTCTTGCTCCCGTGGTGACAGTTCCGCGCCATAGCCGCGACGGCCTCGGCGTGGACCGGGCATGCCGCCGTGTTCGCGTGCGAGACGGCCGCAGCGCGCGGCGTCCCAGGTCGCGCCCAGCGTGGTGAACAAGCGGCTCGCGTCGGCCAACTGCTCGACCGCCTCGGGTTGCCCGGTCGCGAGCAGGCAACGGGCCGCCGCTTCCATCGCGGCGGCTTGTTCGTACGGACGCGGCAGCGCGCTGAGCAGGGCGGCTGACTCGGCGTGCAAGGCCGCCGCGTCGGTGAACCGGCCGTGTTCGGCAGCGATCGCGCCACGGCAACCGGGGACCATCGCGTGGCCGAACGGACAGTCACGTGAGGCGATGTCGGTAGCGAACTCGCCGGCCAGGCGCTGGGCCGACGCGATGTCCCCGACGTGCAGCAGGGCCCGCACTCCCGCGTCGGCCAGTTCGGCCGCCCATGCCCAGATTTCCTTCGCCCGCACCATGTCCAGGGCCCGTGTCAGGTCCGGCACCGCGTCGTCGACCTGACCGCGGGCCATCGCGAGCCGGACGCGGGTGGCCGCGGCGACGAGGACGACGTGCGAGCACCAGCCGTTGGTCGACCGCAGGCCGGGTGCGCGGAGAAATTCGTCCGCCTCCGCCCACTCGCCACGAGCCAGCGCGAGATGCCCCAGCACGACTGACGCGTCGGCGGCGGCGAACGGGGTCGGCGCCGAGGCGGTCACGTGCTCGCGCGCAGCGGACTCGAGGCTGGACCACTGCCCGACGGCCATGGCCAGGCGCAACCCGTTCGAAATGATCATGTGGTGCAGATAGGACGGCCGGGTCCGGCCCGCCAGGTGCTCGGCCTTGGCGTGGAACTCCCCAGCGGACGCGTAATGGCCCAGCGAGATCGCTATGTCGGTGAAGTTGCTGTAGCCGCGTGCCAGTTCGTGGCGTTCACCGGTGCCGGCAGGCGCGTCGGGTAACTCGGCGATGGCCTGCCACGCGCAAGCGTCACCCATCTGCAGCAACGCGCCCGCACGGTTGACCCGGATGGCCATGCGCAGCACCGGGTCACCCCGGTCGGGCAACGTCCGGTCCAGCCGGGCCACCCAGGACAGGTGCTCGCCGAGCGGACCGCTGCCCCAGCAGGGCATGGCCAGCGCGGACATCGCGCGGGCAGCCAGCAGCGGACGCCTGCGCAACTCACGGACCGCCACCAGGAGGTGGGCACGCTGCTCGTCCCCGTCGCCCGCCTGGTTGCCCACCAGCAACCCTAAGTGGAGCCGTAACTCGCCGCGTACACCGTCAGGCAGCAGGTCGTCGGCGAGGAGGTCACGCAACAACGCCATGGTCTCGTCATAGGCCAGGCTGTCGAGCGCCAAGCGGCCGAGCCGTCCTGCCAACGCGGCCCGTATGCGGCTCGGCAACGCGGCGTCGCACAGCAGGGTACGCAGCAGCGCCACCGCAGCCTCGGGCTCACCGGAGCGTACGGCTCGCTCGGCGGCCTTTTCCGCGTGCCTCGCCGCCGTGGCCAGGTCACCGGCCGCGCGGCTGTGGTGCACCAGTTCCGTTGACTGCTCCCCGCGCCGGTCGAGAACGCGTGCGACCGTGGCGTGCATCCGGCGCCGTTCGACCGCCGGTGTCGTCTGGGCGACCGCGAGTCCGATCAACGGCGGCTGGAACTCGAAGGCACCCGCGTGGCACAACGTCAGCAGGTCCGCGTCGACCGCGTGGGTCAGCAGCGCTCGTGCCCGGTCCACGTCGATACGGCACATCTCGGCCGGGATGTCGGCCGTGAACGGGCCCCGCAGCACCGCGGCGGCGTTCACGAGACGTCGTGCCGCTGCGGGTAACGTGCGGAGCCTTTCGGCGGCCAGGTCGACGACCGTCTGCGGCACTCCTCGTCGGAGCAGCGCCTCCTGCGGGTCGTTGTCGTCAGGCTTCAGGTGCGCGAGCACCTCCGTGACGAACAGAGGGATCCCGCCTGTCAGGCGGTGCACGGCCGCCGCCCATTCCGGTGGGCCCTCCACATCTGCCGCCGACAACGGTCCCAGTTGGAAACGGTGCAACGCCGCCGAGCCCCACCTGGCCCACAGTGGACGCCTGCTCCCCGGCGTGTGGGTCAGCAGCAGTGCGACGTCGTTGGGCAGCCGGGAAGCGCAGCACCGGAGCGTGTGCCGTGACCACCGGTCGGCCAAGTCGACATCGTCCACGACGACGAGCACGGGCGAGCCGGACTGGGCGACGGTCACCGCCAGCAGTTCACGCACGGCGGCGCAAGTGCGGTAGTCGGGCGTGCCGCGTTCGGTTCCGGCTTCGGCCGCCGCCAGGGCCTCGGCCGCCTGAACGGCCGGGCCACCCGCTTCCAGCAGGCCACGGACCAGTTCCCGGATCGCCACGTGCGGTTCGTCCGGGAGTCCACGGCAGTCCACGGGGATTGCTTCGGGTGCGGCGGTGAGTATCTCGGCGGTGAGCCACGTTTTGCCCATTCCCGCCGCTCCGCTGACCAGCACGACTGCCGGGGTACGGGCCAGCGCCGCTCGCACGTCGTCGATGGTTCGCACGTCGCACCCCCGGGGAGCGTGCTCGAAGCTGCTCGAAAGTGCGGTTTACGCTACATCTTCGATCACTCGGTGTGGGAGGGCCGGGCGTAGGGTTCTGCTGGTTCGGTGGGAGCTTTGCTTGCTCGATCAGGTCTTCGGTCGTTGTTGCTTGACGGGGTCTTCGGTCGTGCGCGCTTGGCTGGATCTGGTTGGAGCCATGCTTGCGCGATGTCGCCTGGTTTGAGCGTGCTTGTGTTCTTGGGCCTTCGATGGGCTGGGGCGGCGCCGATTTGACAAAGGGGCCCTGGGGCGCCCTCGAAGAGCGCAAAAGGTGGAGCCCCGCCCATTGGGGATGCTCAGGAGCCTCTCCATGCTTGCGGGGCTCTTCGCGCGGGCAAGCTTAAGGGCGCCCCCACCCTTGGTGAAATCGGCGCCGCTTTTGGGTTTTCGGGGTTTTTGGTTTGGTGCTGTTCCAGCTTTCCGGGCTTCGGCGCCAATGCCTCTCCCGGCTTCAGGCCACCGCCCCTCCAGCCCCCTCGACCTTCGGATGTCCGCGTCCCTCCAGGGTTTCCGGGCTATCCGAGGCTGGCCTCGTGCCAGGGTTATCGGAGTTGTGGTCCGGGGCCGCTCAAGCCCTCCGGCTTCCGGGCCAGCCCATCCAGCCTCCCGGGGCTCCGGAATCGGTGCCGTTCCAGCCTCCCAGCAGTCCCGGGCCAGCGCCCCCTGCCTCCGAAGCCGTCGGGCCAGCGCTGCTCCAGCCGTCAAGAACGGAGGCTTCGAGGTGCGGCTAGCCCTGGTCTCGTGGGGTCACCAGGCCTGTCTCGTAGGCGACCACCACCGCCTGTGCGCGGCTGGTGAGGCCGAGTTTTGTCATGGTTCTGTTGAGGTGGGTTTTTATCGTCGCCTCGCTGACCGTCAGGTCGCCGGCGATTTCGTTGTTCGTCCGCCCTGTGCCGACTAGTTGGAGGATTTCCAGCTCGCGTGGGGTCAGTTGGGTGAGGTTCGGGATCTGTGGCGGTGACAGGCGGCGCGGCTTGCCGACGTACGCTTCGACCAGCCGGCGGGTTACTGAGGGTGCGAACAGCATGTCGCCTGCGGCGGCTGAGTGGACTGCTGCGATCACCTGGCGGGGCTCGGTTTCCTTCAGCAGGAAGCCCGATGCTCCTGCGCGCAGCGCCGCGTAGACGTATTCGTCCAGGTCGAACGTGGTCAGCACGATCACCCTGGGTTTGGGGCCGGTGGCGGCTGCCATGATCTTCTCAGTGGCTTTGATGCCGTCCATCACCGGCATCCTGATGTCCATCAGGATCACGTCCGGGCGCTTCTCCGCCGCGAGCGCGACGGCTTCCCGTCCGTCGGCTGCCTCGCCGACGACGTCGAGACCCGGGGCCGCCCGCATCAGCGTGGCCAGGCCTGCCCTGATCAACACCTCGTCGTCGACGACCAGGACTGTCGTAGTGGGTGGTCCGCTCATTGCGCTCACTTATACCGCGAGCCACCGACAGCCGTCCTAGCCGGGAACTCCGATTGGCAGGGTGAGCTCGACCACGAAGCCGCCGCCGGTCCGTTCACCTGCGGAAAGGCTGCCGCGGTACAACGCCGCACGTTCGCGCATGTTGATCAGGCCATGCCCTGTGCCCTCCGCGCCGGGCGACGGTGTCCCCTTGTCGTTGGCGACGCGCACGGTGAGCTGTTCGGCGTCGCGGCGTACCCGTACCTCGGTCGCGGCGAATCCGGCGTGTTTGATCACGTTGGTGAGGGCTTCCTGGACCACCCGGTACGCGCACAGTTGCAGGCCCGACGGCAGATCGTCGGTGTCCGCGGGGTCCATGTCGAGCGTGACCGGCAGCCCTGTCGTGCGCATCCGGTCGGTCAGTTCCGGCAGGTGCGCCAGGCTCAGCGCGGTGTCGCCCGGTTCGTCGTCGGTGCGCAGCAGCATCAGCAACCGGCGCATCTCCGCCAGCGCCTCACGGCTGGTGGTGGCGATCGTGTCCACGGCGGCGCGTGCGGTCGGTGGGTCGTCGTCGAACACGTACCCGGCCACACCGGTCTGCACGGCGATCACGGACATGTGGTGGGCGACGACGTCGTGCAGTTCCCGCGCGATGCGCAGGCGTTCCTCGGTGACCGCCTGCTCGGTGCGCAGTTCCTGTTCGATGCGCAGTTGTTCGGTCAGTACGGCCAGTTGCTCGTTGCGCAGGCCCAGCTGGCGGCCGACATTGCCCAGCATCCACGCCGTCAGCGGAATCAGCACGGCTTCGGCGACGGCGACGTACCACGCGACATTCGACACGAGCGCCGCCCAGAACAACACCGGCATCAACGCGCCCGCGCACGCCCCGGTGATCCTGGGTGGACGCAACGACGCGACCGTGTACAACAGCAGCGCGGGGGCCCAGAAGTTGAACGCGATCTGGGTGTAGCCGAACGCCAGGAACACCAGCAGCATCGAGGTGCTCGCCGCGAAGGCGACGACCGGGGCACGCGTGCGTGCCACGAACGGCAGGAAGATC
This window contains:
- a CDS encoding DUF7507 domain-containing protein, translated to MPVWSRFCPRWIERQQWDRLVALVTAIAMVLLAGAPGTASAQPRGAGTERPIGPQPVYSGLAHGGVTMAANSVVTCGPGVACDPSASNASPVSWIKVDPAAPGNTASASRLNLPAGAKVLNARLYWQFNPVSTTAPSNSGNGQAGNQVSVKAPGSGSYQRITADTYDWFDATGNGSFPTLYAYGAAADVTNLVTKAGVGDYTVADIQACQGQSVSGTNLGCWGGWSLVVAYELASEPLRYLQVWDGLQRVAGGGSPVSATIALSGIKAPTSRQPNVTLGIVAGDGDAPITGDYLQVGPNASGLRDVALPAPAGVVTNNAFSSRIDEVSANGSGSNVTTRNPNPVNNVGYDSRVIDITGKVPAGASTMQVKIGTIGDAIYPQVVWLVTDALEPDLQITKANNPVGNTTDKPPGYVTKGSEVTYTFDVANKHADGSTTDLDTATNVVLTDTLPTGVTYVAGSNPNCSASGQVVTCRLRDLDPGQSQQVSFKVMVGATVPDGTKLDNTGKLDFRGKDTGREQQRTSNTVRNTVASPGYQLTKTVDKAEAVPGDVLTYTVTLRNTGVIPVPALTVRDVLPPGTTYVSAETSKGTPAGRGPIDWAVDGLALRETATMTVRVRVEEAAIGKDLINRATVPVGPPPVVPPDNRCPDDPAAACATTKVPPPAYTVKKKADKQSVNPGDVVRYTVTVTNTGKVTASGLKVVDDLTGVLDDADYANDAAANVGSVSYTAPKVTWTGSLAAGQSTDITYSVKVKSPNPGDNRLTNVVTSDTPGGNCPPGSRDPACGTTTPVSGLLIKKAVDKSSANPGDVVKYTVTVQNTGQTPYTGATFTDDLSKVLDDADYQNDGAASVGSVSYAAPRLKWTGDLAVGGTATVTYSVRIKSPNPGDNRLTNVVTSDTPGGNCPPKSTDPNCTTTTPVSGLEIKKTVDKSSANPGDVVKYTVTVRNTGQTPYTGATFTDDLTKVLDDAVYSNDAAATAGTVSYVEPKLTWLGDIGVGQTVTVTYSVKVKSPNTGDNKLTNVVSSDTPGGSCPPGSADAECTTTTPVSGLEIAKTVDRASVNPGDVVKYTVTVRNTGRTPYTGATFTDDLSKVLDDAVYQNDGAASVGSVSYAAPKLTWTGDLAVGGTATVTYSVKVKSPNTGDNKLINAITSDTPGGNCPPGSTDPKCGTTTPVSGLEIVKTADRSSANPGDVVKYTVTVRNTGQTPYTGAAFTDDLTKVLDDADYQNDGAATVGSVSYAAPKLTWTGDLAVGGTATVTYSVKVKSPNTGDNRLINAITSDTPGGNCPPGSTDPKCGTTTPVSGLEIVKTADKSSANPGDVVKYTVTVRNTGQTPYMGAGFTDDLTNVLDDADYQDDAAATVGDVTYAAPKLTWSGPLRAGEQATITYSVKVKNPNPGDKKLTNVVTSGNPGGNCPPGSTDPKCGTTTPVSGLEIVKTADKSSVNPGDVVKYTVTVRNTGRTPYTGATFTDDLTKVLDDAVYQNDGAASVGSVSYAAPKLTWTGDLAVGGTATVTYSVKVKNPNPGDNKLTNAITSDTPGGNCPPGSTDPKCGTTTPVSGLLIKKTVDKKTVEPGDTVRYTITVTNTGQTPQDNASFTDDMTKVLDDADYAGDATATIGNVTYAAPNLTWTGSLGIGQESTITYTVKVKNPNPGDKKLTNVVTSDTPGNNCPPGSTDPNCSADVPAKELTVRKKADKSSANPGDVVTYTVTVTNTGKVDLVGDQAARVTDDLTEVLDDAEYQNDAKATPIAGGFTFTTPQLVWTGDLPVGQSTTLTYSVKVRDPATGDRELRNGVSTNTPGTCPPMSDDPDCTTVTPISGMDLAKKADKATASPGDVVKYTVTVRNTGKTKLTGATFTDDLTKVLDDAEYQKDGAATTGTVTYAQPKLTWTGDLDIGQTATVTYSVKVRNPATGDGKLANVITSDTPGGNCPPESKDPKCTTTTPLASLKIKKTVDKTAAKPGEAVTYTVTVTNTGQATIDRATFTDDLAGVLDDATFDGDAKATTGTVTYTAPDLTWAGKLAPGETATVTYGVTVKSPPTGDRRLRNVVTSDTPGGNCPPGSTDPACGTDTQVPPVPPVPPTPPVKPRPPLAETGSPVALMSLVALGLLALGTVLIARTGRRARR
- a CDS encoding ricin-type beta-trefoil lectin domain protein encodes the protein MKHRGILTVAALALVSFAGFTPAASADETTWVIESANGSEDVWTQDPSDTTSVLGSEYYGSNLQRWVYDFDHDTLRNIGTGRCATAVDRDKIKGRACDNDDPGQKWTRRGSGNSRQIVNTEFRTCAEYRGLNAPLRLRDCDAGDAKQQWYLNEP
- a CDS encoding S8 family serine peptidase, with product MYKQLQRTVLAGLGVIALATAAAPSAAQAEPGRSDYVVALRSQSAEVLSGAVERHGGQIKHVYRHALHGFAASLTPAGADALRRDPRVASVEPDVLMRVADQTLPTGVDRAFAPENPNLKINGANDFVADADVAVIDTGVDAKHPDLTVVAQTSCVNTSTCTDNSGTDDHGHGSHVAGTIGARDDGNGVVGIAPGTRIWSAKVLDSGGSGQLSGVVAGVDWVARHADEIEVANMSLGCENCATDALNQAIANAVGKGVVFVVAAGNNHKDARTFSPANHPDVVTVSALADFNGAAGGGAASTCRADQDDTLADFSNFGPSVEIAAPGTCILSTYKNGGYQTFSGTSMASPHVAGAAALLTVSGNRPTNRDGVMAIRQRLVDTGNTNWRDDSGDGITEPLLDVSSAQDYPAGPADPGRPTAAFTGSCSNDNTTCSFDAGATKDPDGTITRYAWEFGDGTTGTGRTASHTYTTAAFYSVRLTVTDNDGKTNTTRRMVKAGDLPPTASFTSRCQKGTCSFDGSASTDQEGSVSGYAWAFGDGTTGTGRTVSHTYPNVAKTYTVTLTVADNKNQKGSASHEVRCHKHINEPLCFAF
- a CDS encoding LuxR C-terminal-related transcriptional regulator, with the translated sequence MRTIDDVRAALARTPAVVLVSGAAGMGKTWLTAEILTAAPEAIPVDCRGLPDEPHVAIRELVRGLLEAGGPAVQAAEALAAAEAGTERGTPDYRTCAAVRELLAVTVAQSGSPVLVVVDDVDLADRWSRHTLRCCASRLPNDVALLLTHTPGSRRPLWARWGSAALHRFQLGPLSAADVEGPPEWAAAVHRLTGGIPLFVTEVLAHLKPDDNDPQEALLRRGVPQTVVDLAAERLRTLPAAARRLVNAAAVLRGPFTADIPAEMCRIDVDRARALLTHAVDADLLTLCHAGAFEFQPPLIGLAVAQTTPAVERRRMHATVARVLDRRGEQSTELVHHSRAAGDLATAARHAEKAAERAVRSGEPEAAVALLRTLLCDAALPSRIRAALAGRLGRLALDSLAYDETMALLRDLLADDLLPDGVRGELRLHLGLLVGNQAGDGDEQRAHLLVAVRELRRRPLLAARAMSALAMPCWGSGPLGEHLSWVARLDRTLPDRGDPVLRMAIRVNRAGALLQMGDACAWQAIAELPDAPAGTGERHELARGYSNFTDIAISLGHYASAGEFHAKAEHLAGRTRPSYLHHMIISNGLRLAMAVGQWSSLESAAREHVTASAPTPFAAADASVVLGHLALARGEWAEADEFLRAPGLRSTNGWCSHVVLVAAATRVRLAMARGQVDDAVPDLTRALDMVRAKEIWAWAAELADAGVRALLHVGDIASAQRLAGEFATDIASRDCPFGHAMVPGCRGAIAAEHGRFTDAAALHAESAALLSALPRPYEQAAAMEAAARCLLATGQPEAVEQLADASRLFTTLGATWDAARCGRLAREHGGMPGPRRGRRGYGAELSPREQEVARLMALGRTNRQIAEVLFLSPRTVERHAARVLHKLGVTRREDIGDYP
- a CDS encoding response regulator; amino-acid sequence: MSGPPTTTVLVVDDEVLIRAGLATLMRAAPGLDVVGEAADGREAVALAAEKRPDVILMDIRMPVMDGIKATEKIMAAATGPKPRVIVLTTFDLDEYVYAALRAGASGFLLKETEPRQVIAAVHSAAAGDMLFAPSVTRRLVEAYVGKPRRLSPPQIPNLTQLTPRELEILQLVGTGRTNNEIAGDLTVSEATIKTHLNRTMTKLGLTSRAQAVVVAYETGLVTPRDQG